One genomic window of Acidobacteriota bacterium includes the following:
- the plsX gene encoding phosphate acyltransferase PlsX, with product MQVSQTLSIDAMGGDNAPRVVIDGVAQFLAGRPDMRALLHGDEAVLAPMVAGNSVLEARATIVHSDTKITSDMKPSQALRRGKGSSMWNAVEAIRDGKAGASVSAGNTGALMALSMLILRKMEGVHRPAMTAVWPTLRGRTVVLDVGANVEADAQQLVTFAIMGEAFARATLGIARPTIGLLNIGSEEMKGHEEVREAHEWIRAAALDLDYRGFIEGDDISSGAVDVVVTDGFTGNVALKTGEGVARMLASHMREAFTESLMSKAGAVLAMSGLKRLKSLMDPSNVNGGVLLGLGGISVKSHGSADARGFARACEVAADLAASDFQGEIAANLARIGTGGVAA from the coding sequence ATGCAAGTCTCGCAGACACTGTCGATCGATGCCATGGGCGGGGACAACGCGCCCCGCGTGGTCATCGACGGCGTGGCGCAGTTCCTGGCCGGGCGCCCCGACATGCGGGCGCTGTTGCATGGCGATGAAGCCGTGCTCGCTCCGATGGTCGCCGGCAACAGCGTGCTGGAAGCCCGCGCGACCATCGTTCACTCCGACACCAAGATCACCAGCGACATGAAACCGAGCCAGGCCCTGCGCCGCGGCAAAGGCAGCTCCATGTGGAATGCGGTCGAGGCCATCAGGGATGGCAAGGCCGGCGCTTCCGTGTCGGCGGGAAATACTGGCGCACTGATGGCGTTGTCGATGCTGATCCTTCGCAAGATGGAAGGTGTCCACCGCCCGGCGATGACGGCGGTATGGCCGACGCTGCGCGGACGCACGGTGGTGCTGGATGTCGGCGCGAACGTCGAAGCCGATGCGCAGCAGCTCGTCACCTTTGCGATCATGGGCGAGGCGTTTGCCCGCGCCACGCTCGGTATCGCGCGGCCGACGATCGGCCTGCTGAACATCGGCTCGGAAGAAATGAAGGGCCATGAGGAAGTGCGCGAAGCGCATGAGTGGATCCGCGCCGCAGCGCTCGATCTCGACTATCGCGGCTTTATCGAAGGCGACGACATTTCGAGCGGCGCGGTCGATGTCGTGGTCACTGACGGTTTCACCGGCAACGTGGCGCTGAAGACCGGGGAGGGCGTCGCACGCATGCTGGCAAGCCACATGCGCGAGGCGTTCACCGAAAGCCTGATGTCGAAAGCCGGCGCTGTGCTGGCGATGAGCGGTCTGAAGCGACTGAAGTCGCTGATGGACCCGAGCAACGTGAACGGCGGCGTGCTGCTCGGCCTTGGCGGCATTTCGGTGAAGAGCCATGGCAGCGCCGATGCGCGCGGATTTGCACGCGCTTGCGAAGTGGCGGCAGACCTTGCCGCGAGCGATTTCCAGGGCGAGATCGCGGCCAACCTCGCAAGGATAGGAACCGGCGGCGTCGCGGCCTGA
- a CDS encoding ketoacyl-ACP synthase III — protein MARRSFIRGTGSYLPERVLTNAELSSMVETSDEWIQERTGIKRRHIAADGELTSDIATAAARRALEAAGIDASSIDLIVLATTTPDRTFPATATAVQAKLGITQGAAFDVQAVCSGFLFALATADSMLQQGLFKRALVIGAETFTRIIDWSDRGTCVLFGDGGGAVVLESAEGEFAADEGVITHHIRTDGSKSDLLYVDGGVSSTGTIGHVRMEGNRVFKHAVANISAAIEAVLAETGLTSADIDWFVPHQANKRILDGVAKKLDIPEEKVVITVDQHANTSAASIPLALDHAVRSGRAKKGDLILSEAMGGGFSWGASLFRL, from the coding sequence ATGGCGCGACGCAGTTTCATTCGCGGAACCGGGAGTTACCTGCCCGAGCGTGTTCTGACCAACGCCGAGTTGTCGTCGATGGTCGAGACCTCCGACGAATGGATACAGGAACGCACTGGCATCAAGCGGCGCCACATTGCCGCCGATGGCGAGCTGACCTCCGACATCGCCACGGCAGCCGCGCGCCGCGCGCTGGAGGCCGCCGGCATTGACGCGTCCTCGATCGACCTGATCGTGCTGGCGACGACCACACCGGATCGCACCTTTCCTGCCACGGCGACCGCCGTGCAGGCGAAACTCGGCATCACGCAGGGTGCTGCGTTTGACGTTCAGGCGGTGTGCTCCGGTTTCCTGTTCGCGCTCGCGACAGCCGATTCGATGTTGCAGCAGGGCCTGTTCAAGCGCGCGCTGGTCATCGGCGCTGAGACGTTCACGCGCATCATCGACTGGTCTGACCGGGGCACCTGCGTGCTATTCGGCGATGGCGGCGGAGCCGTGGTGCTGGAATCTGCCGAAGGCGAATTCGCGGCCGACGAGGGCGTCATCACCCACCACATCCGCACAGACGGGTCGAAATCCGACTTGCTCTATGTTGATGGGGGCGTCAGCTCGACTGGAACCATCGGGCATGTCCGGATGGAGGGGAACCGGGTGTTCAAGCACGCGGTGGCCAACATTTCGGCGGCAATCGAAGCGGTGCTGGCCGAGACAGGGCTCACCTCGGCGGACATTGACTGGTTCGTGCCGCACCAGGCCAACAAGCGCATCCTGGACGGCGTCGCGAAGAAGCTGGACATCCCTGAAGAAAAGGTCGTCATCACGGTCGACCAGCACGCCAATACGTCAGCGGCCTCGATTCCACTCGCGCTGGACCATGCGGTGCGCAGCGGCCGCGCGAAGAAGGGCGACCTGATCCTGTCGGAAGCGATGGGGGGCGGCTTCTCCTGGGGCGCCAGCCTTTTCCGCCTTTGA
- a CDS encoding ubiquinol-cytochrome C chaperone family protein, whose protein sequence is MAPFSGNWFQRAAARRKAASQAYRGMLAQALAPVHYLAGGVPDTFEGRARMVTVLASLACVRWSLIPGKDTAWLVQRLGSLVLDGFDAAYREKGVGDASIARKVRKLAEGHTGLGKALFAAFSAPDSVAELTDVLRRNGVVAAGREGDMAALLLRLQADQARQPDEEILEGRFDWGAIAPLQG, encoded by the coding sequence TTGGCGCCATTTTCGGGCAACTGGTTCCAGCGGGCCGCGGCGCGGCGCAAGGCGGCTTCGCAGGCCTATCGCGGGATGCTGGCACAGGCGCTGGCGCCCGTGCATTATCTGGCTGGCGGCGTTCCCGACACTTTCGAGGGACGGGCCCGGATGGTGACCGTGCTCGCAAGCCTCGCCTGCGTGCGCTGGTCGCTGATCCCGGGCAAGGACACCGCCTGGCTGGTCCAGCGGCTCGGCAGCCTGGTGCTGGACGGGTTTGACGCGGCTTACCGGGAAAAGGGCGTTGGCGACGCCTCGATCGCGCGCAAGGTGCGCAAGCTCGCGGAAGGGCATACGGGGCTGGGGAAAGCCCTGTTTGCGGCGTTTTCGGCGCCAGATTCGGTGGCGGAATTGACCGACGTGCTGCGGCGCAACGGCGTTGTGGCCGCGGGCCGCGAGGGCGATATGGCGGCGCTGTTGTTGCGCCTGCAGGCAGATCAGGCGCGTCAACCGGACGAGGAGATACTGGAAGGCCGGTTCGACTGGGGCGCCATTGCGCCCTTGCAAGGCTGA
- a CDS encoding outer membrane protein assembly factor BamE, with translation MRKSALLAASLIALPLTACVTPARDFHGYIPDEVQPYDIKPDVDTRSSVVAQLGSPSTEGLFDTNTWFYISDVQERFAFYNPKVVDRSITAIRFGEDDKVDEVLRYTAADGQVISYSARETATRGRELGLWEQIFGTVGNVRLPNSNEATPDNPTGRNR, from the coding sequence ATGCGTAAAAGTGCCCTTCTGGCAGCCAGCCTCATCGCGCTGCCCTTGACCGCGTGCGTTACGCCGGCCCGTGACTTCCACGGCTATATTCCCGACGAAGTGCAGCCCTACGACATCAAGCCGGACGTCGACACCCGCTCGTCGGTGGTCGCCCAGCTCGGCTCGCCCTCGACCGAGGGCCTGTTCGACACCAATACCTGGTTCTACATTTCGGACGTTCAGGAGCGCTTCGCTTTCTACAATCCGAAAGTCGTCGACCGCAGCATCACTGCCATCCGGTTCGGCGAAGATGACAAGGTCGATGAAGTGCTGCGCTACACCGCCGCCGATGGCCAGGTGATCAGCTATTCCGCCCGCGAAACCGCCACGCGCGGCCGCGAACTCGGCCTGTGGGAACAGATATTCGGCACGGTTGGCAACGTCCGCCTGCCGAACTCCAACGAAGCCACGCCGGACAACCCGACGGGCCGCAACCGCTAG